In Methylophaga thalassica, one genomic interval encodes:
- a CDS encoding DUF3034 family protein — MWKKIFLKLMLFMPVVCCAADGKLIATPGVSQIEGSGGGGLVPWAQLAGYASQDEVAFNVFCSRGEVDDYRLDVCGAQTNLYDRLELSIAEQTFHVDALDRNIRQRIFGAKLRLYGDIVYSDWPQLSLGIQHKTLHDPFVGDLLGAEDDSGTDYYLAASKLQLGAIAGLNWLWNVTGRYTEANQTGLLGFGAKGEGAELVWEASTALLLGRHIALGVEYRQKPDNLSLKEDDWKSLFLAWVPNKSLNITAGWIDLGDIAGAKHQDGIYFSIMGNF, encoded by the coding sequence ATGTGGAAAAAAATATTTCTTAAATTAATGCTTTTCATGCCCGTTGTCTGTTGTGCAGCAGATGGAAAATTAATTGCAACTCCTGGTGTTTCTCAGATAGAGGGAAGCGGAGGCGGAGGGCTGGTTCCTTGGGCACAATTAGCAGGTTACGCGAGCCAGGATGAAGTCGCTTTCAATGTTTTTTGCAGTCGTGGTGAGGTTGATGACTACAGATTAGATGTCTGTGGTGCTCAAACAAATTTATACGATCGTTTGGAATTATCAATTGCAGAGCAAACGTTTCATGTTGATGCTCTGGATCGCAATATTCGTCAACGTATTTTCGGTGCCAAATTACGTTTGTATGGGGATATTGTCTATAGTGATTGGCCACAACTCAGTTTAGGTATCCAACATAAAACGTTACATGATCCCTTTGTTGGTGATTTACTCGGCGCAGAAGATGATAGTGGAACAGATTATTATCTGGCTGCGAGTAAATTACAGCTAGGCGCGATTGCTGGCCTGAATTGGCTGTGGAATGTCACAGGTCGTTATACGGAGGCAAACCAAACCGGTTTATTAGGATTTGGTGCAAAAGGGGAGGGTGCCGAACTCGTCTGGGAAGCTTCTACAGCCTTATTGCTAGGAAGGCATATTGCTTTGGGGGTTGAGTATCGCCAAAAGCCGGATAATTTATCACTGAAAGAAGACGACTGGAAAAGCCTGTTTCTCGCTTGGGTACCCAATAAATCACTGAATATCACTGCTGGTTGGATTGACTTGGGGGATATCGCCGGTGCAAAACATCAAGATGGTATCTACTTTTCCATTATGGGCAATTTCTGA
- a CDS encoding group I truncated hemoglobin: MRCRNICIILLIFGFLTACGHFSPAPSLYEKLGGEKGIVSIVNNLTKNIGHDEQLFHYFAQSNVSRFKKSLILYLCATSDGPCQYNGDSMQQIHDGMDINERDFNHLVDLLIDAMNETGISHPIQNQLLARLVPLRKQIIYR; the protein is encoded by the coding sequence ATGAGATGCAGGAATATTTGCATTATTTTACTTATCTTCGGCTTTTTGACCGCTTGCGGTCATTTTTCGCCTGCTCCCTCATTGTACGAAAAACTCGGCGGTGAAAAGGGGATCGTTTCTATTGTTAACAACCTCACGAAAAATATTGGACATGATGAACAGCTATTTCATTACTTTGCCCAGTCTAATGTCAGCCGATTCAAAAAAAGCTTAATACTATATCTTTGTGCAACTAGTGATGGACCGTGTCAGTACAATGGTGACTCAATGCAACAAATTCATGACGGGATGGATATCAATGAGCGTGATTTTAATCATTTGGTAGATTTACTGATTGATGCTATGAATGAAACAGGTATTTCCCATCCCATACAAAATCAATTGCTTGCGAGATTAGTCCCGTTGAGAAAGCAGATCATTTACCGATAG
- a CDS encoding HpcH/HpaI aldolase/citrate lyase family protein, translating to MTILIHPNDALVDDISPLPLIPACEHFAGSRHTLLKAFSIQSEYGPVFDITCDCEDGAASGGEIQHANMIVELLNSEHNIHHMSGIRIHGYDHSVWRQEIDILLSGARDNIRYITLPKAQNADQVEVMLEYIQQASQRYNITHPIPIHVLIETHGALNDVYKIAAMKPVQVLDFGIMDYISAYQGAITDNAMHSPTQFEHALIVRAKTEIACAAISSGCIPSHNVTLAIKDYQQTFEDAYRARNQFGFLRMWSVHPQQIKAIIKAMTPESEKIQLASEILLTAQQRSWAPISLNDKLYDKASYRYYWQLLQRAHLSGEKLSTDVQEQFF from the coding sequence ATGACTATCTTAATTCATCCGAATGATGCACTTGTTGATGACATCTCGCCACTACCTTTAATACCTGCATGTGAACACTTCGCTGGTAGCCGCCATACTTTACTCAAAGCCTTTTCAATTCAATCTGAATATGGCCCGGTATTCGACATAACCTGTGATTGTGAAGACGGCGCAGCCTCGGGTGGAGAAATACAACATGCGAATATGATTGTTGAACTTCTCAATAGCGAACACAACATTCATCATATGTCAGGAATTCGTATCCATGGCTACGATCATTCTGTCTGGCGACAGGAAATCGATATTTTATTATCTGGCGCAAGAGATAATATTCGCTATATTACACTGCCCAAGGCGCAAAATGCTGATCAAGTTGAGGTTATGCTTGAATATATTCAGCAAGCTTCACAGAGATACAACATTACCCACCCCATCCCTATCCATGTATTAATTGAAACACACGGTGCATTAAACGACGTCTACAAAATTGCAGCCATGAAGCCTGTGCAAGTTCTAGATTTCGGGATTATGGACTATATCAGCGCATATCAAGGCGCTATAACGGATAATGCTATGCATAGTCCTACTCAGTTTGAACATGCTCTGATTGTCAGAGCGAAAACAGAAATAGCCTGTGCCGCCATATCTTCTGGCTGTATACCATCACATAATGTGACACTGGCGATTAAGGATTATCAACAAACATTTGAAGATGCTTATAGAGCGCGTAATCAGTTTGGCTTTTTGAGAATGTGGAGTGTACATCCCCAACAAATAAAAGCCATTATAAAAGCGATGACACCTGAGTCAGAAAAGATCCAGCTTGCCAGTGAAATCTTGTTGACAGCACAACAACGTAGTTGGGCACCAATAAGCTTAAACGATAAATTGTATGATAAGGCCTCTTATCGCTATTACTGGCAGCTTCTACAGCGGGCTCATCTATCTGGCGAGAAGCTTTCTACAGATGTCCAGGAACAATTCTTTTAG
- a CDS encoding pyruvate, water dikinase regulatory protein, with protein MTETELQHSEQIRKVFFVSDRTGLTAESYGKCLLAQFPDLEFETITLAFVDTPEKALQAREKINETSLESNLKPVVFSTLVHDDEQYIIESANACVISLFHSYIGSLESFFGVESSHKQGVSRIAFSDTTYQRRLDAIDFALSHDDGVRPDHYNDADVILAGVSRCGKTPTSLYLAMNFSLKVANYPLTPEDLSSDELPQCLLDNIDKLVGLTIKPVPLSRIRRQRRPGSEYASLEICQAELTQAQAMFDKAGIAVFETTDTSIEEISSRVVRALGLGRERVRESVLMFNKSIKAR; from the coding sequence ATGACAGAAACAGAACTACAACATTCTGAACAGATACGGAAAGTCTTCTTTGTCTCAGACCGTACTGGACTTACTGCCGAATCTTATGGAAAGTGTTTGCTTGCCCAATTTCCTGACTTGGAATTTGAAACCATCACGCTGGCTTTTGTGGATACACCAGAAAAAGCCTTGCAAGCACGAGAAAAAATTAATGAAACGAGCTTAGAGTCTAATCTTAAGCCGGTGGTTTTTAGCACATTAGTGCACGATGATGAACAATACATTATTGAAAGCGCTAATGCCTGTGTTATCAGCTTGTTTCACAGCTATATTGGCTCCCTAGAAAGTTTTTTTGGTGTGGAGTCGTCACACAAGCAAGGCGTGTCGCGAATTGCCTTCAGTGATACCACATACCAGCGCCGATTAGATGCGATTGATTTTGCACTTTCGCATGATGATGGCGTCAGACCGGATCACTATAACGATGCTGACGTTATTCTGGCGGGTGTGTCACGTTGTGGCAAAACGCCCACCAGTCTTTATTTGGCGATGAACTTTTCTCTTAAAGTGGCAAATTATCCACTTACACCGGAAGACTTATCATCAGATGAATTGCCTCAATGTTTATTGGATAATATTGATAAACTTGTTGGTTTAACGATTAAACCGGTGCCGTTAAGTCGAATCAGACGCCAGCGACGTCCTGGCAGTGAATATGCCTCACTGGAAATTTGTCAGGCTGAATTGACACAAGCACAAGCTATGTTTGATAAAGCGGGCATTGCCGTTTTTGAAACAACCGATACATCGATCGAAGAAATCTCTAGCCGTGTAGTTCGTGCGCTTGGCCTAGGTAGAGAACGTGTTAGAGAGTCGGTCTTAATGTTTAATAAATCTATAAAAGCAAGGTAG